The following coding sequences lie in one Myxococcales bacterium genomic window:
- the obgE gene encoding GTPase ObgE, with amino-acid sequence MRFIDEVTIDVRGGKGGDGSRAMRREKFVPLGGPAGGNGGEGGDVVLVADPQLRTLLDLHYRRSLQAESGEHGRGKDQHGKGGRDLDVRVPLGTQIFEATDGVLLADLDIEGARFIAAHGGKGGYGNKHFVTPYDRAPLTAEKGHPGETRTLRLELKLLADVGLVGFPNVGKSTLIAAVSQARPKIAEYPFTTLVPQLGVVSLGVDRSFVVADIPGIIEGAAQGAGLGLRFLKHIERTQVLVHVLAVDPDEGREPVRDFDLLMRELRAFDAALASRPMLIALNKTDLPETEQSLAHIVKQMEARGHSVFAVSAVSRQGLEPLMLALETLLKSAATDEKATQHRS; translated from the coding sequence GTGCGTTTTATCGACGAGGTCACCATTGACGTAAGAGGCGGCAAGGGCGGTGACGGCTCTAGGGCCATGCGGCGCGAGAAATTCGTGCCCCTCGGCGGGCCAGCGGGCGGAAACGGTGGCGAAGGCGGCGATGTGGTCCTAGTTGCGGACCCCCAACTCCGAACGCTTCTCGATCTGCATTATCGACGCAGTCTGCAGGCGGAATCCGGCGAACACGGCCGCGGGAAAGACCAGCACGGCAAGGGCGGCCGCGATCTCGACGTGCGCGTGCCATTGGGAACCCAGATTTTTGAGGCAACTGACGGCGTGCTCTTGGCGGATCTCGATATCGAGGGGGCGCGTTTCATTGCTGCGCATGGCGGCAAGGGCGGATACGGCAACAAGCATTTTGTGACGCCTTATGATCGGGCACCACTCACCGCTGAAAAAGGACATCCCGGCGAAACGCGGACGCTGCGGCTGGAACTCAAGTTACTCGCCGACGTCGGCCTCGTGGGTTTTCCAAACGTGGGCAAGAGCACCCTAATAGCAGCGGTGTCTCAAGCGCGGCCTAAGATCGCAGAGTATCCTTTCACCACGCTCGTTCCGCAACTGGGCGTAGTCTCGCTTGGGGTCGACAGAAGTTTTGTAGTGGCAGATATTCCGGGCATCATCGAGGGAGCGGCACAAGGCGCTGGCCTCGGTCTGCGGTTCCTCAAGCATATCGAACGCACCCAAGTGTTGGTGCATGTACTTGCGGTGGACCCGGATGAGGGCAGGGAACCGGTGCGCGATTTCGATCTCCTGATGCGTGAGCTCCGCGCGTTCGATGCTGCGCTCGCATCGCGTCCCATGTTGATCGCCCTCAACAAGACCGATCTTCCCGAAACCGAGCAGTCCCTAGCCCATATCGTTAAGCAAATGGAGGCCCGCGGGCACAGCGTGTTTGCCGTCTCGGCGGTCAGCCGTCAGGGGCTCGAGCCACTGATGCTTGCGCTTGAGACGCTCCTTAAGAGCGCCGCGACGGACGAGAAGGCGACTCAACATCGCTCATGA
- a CDS encoding oxidative damage protection protein: MPEANPSRTVHCVKLKKDLPGLSEPPFPTELGALIYEKVSKEAWDLWLKESVRYINTYRVDLASKEGTDFMVKQLKLWLELEEGELAETAWTPPSAK; encoded by the coding sequence ATGCCCGAGGCGAATCCCAGCCGAACTGTCCATTGCGTCAAACTAAAAAAAGATCTTCCCGGTCTTTCGGAACCTCCCTTTCCAACCGAACTGGGCGCCTTGATTTACGAAAAAGTATCGAAGGAAGCGTGGGATCTCTGGCTCAAAGAGAGTGTGCGCTACATCAACACCTATCGCGTGGACTTGGCGAGCAAAGAAGGCACTGACTTCATGGTTAAACAACTCAAGCTTTGGTTAGAGCTCGAAGAAGGCGAGTTGGCCGAGACGGCATGGACCCCGCCGAGCGCGAAGTGA